In Enterobacter cloacae, the following are encoded in one genomic region:
- a CDS encoding alcohol dehydrogenase: MKYWTMQSAGRDNLILDTQAQPEPGPFDVRVRVNAVALNYRDKLIVEGAMPAVFPLTPASDMAGVVEAVGEQVSRFQPGDRVISSFSPDWIDGKRPGSAVEPHGAALGGAYPGMLAQQIVVNENWLVASPESLSDIEASTLPCAGLTAWFALVEQGQLKAGDSVLVQGTGGVALFALQIAKAQGATVYVTSSSDAKLDRAKALGADFVINRHQGDWVEQALSLSRGRGIDHVVDTVGGGNVAHSVAAVAPGGRVSLIGVLEGTEIGVPAVAMLMKSAVIQGIGVGHRRALTDLVRAVDATHLKPVIDSTWTLEQLPEALAHLESGPFGKIVITL, encoded by the coding sequence ATGAAGTACTGGACAATGCAGTCAGCCGGGCGCGACAACCTTATTCTGGATACACAAGCTCAGCCAGAACCGGGGCCGTTTGACGTCCGGGTTCGTGTTAACGCGGTTGCACTGAACTACCGTGATAAGTTGATTGTTGAGGGGGCAATGCCTGCCGTTTTTCCGCTAACGCCTGCGTCAGATATGGCAGGTGTTGTTGAGGCTGTTGGTGAACAGGTGAGCCGCTTTCAGCCTGGCGACAGGGTCATTTCCTCTTTTTCGCCCGACTGGATAGACGGTAAACGTCCCGGCAGCGCAGTCGAACCCCACGGGGCTGCGCTCGGTGGTGCCTATCCTGGTATGCTGGCTCAGCAAATTGTGGTGAACGAAAACTGGCTGGTGGCTTCCCCGGAGAGTCTCAGCGATATCGAGGCCAGTACGCTGCCCTGCGCAGGATTAACCGCCTGGTTTGCCCTGGTTGAACAGGGGCAGTTAAAAGCCGGAGATTCCGTTCTGGTTCAGGGGACAGGCGGTGTGGCTCTGTTCGCCCTGCAAATTGCCAAAGCGCAGGGGGCAACGGTTTATGTCACCTCTTCCAGTGACGCTAAACTGGACCGCGCGAAAGCGCTGGGGGCTGATTTCGTCATAAATCGTCATCAGGGTGACTGGGTGGAACAGGCGTTATCGCTGAGCCGTGGTCGGGGCATCGACCATGTTGTGGATACGGTTGGTGGCGGTAACGTTGCACACTCTGTCGCCGCCGTTGCTCCCGGAGGAAGGGTTTCATTGATTGGAGTGTTAGAAGGAACAGAGATTGGTGTTCCTGCCGTAGCGATGTTAATGAAATCTGCCGTGATTCAGGGCATTGGTGTTGGGCATCGCCGGGCATTAACCGATCTCGTCCGGGCGGTAGATGCGACACATCTGAAGCCTGTTATCGACAGTACCTGGACGCTGGAACAGCTACCCGAAGCGCTGGCTCACCTGGAGAGTGGCCCATTCGGTAAGATTGTGATTACGCTATAA